The DNA window ATGTATGGTAGCACATGAAAATGTATATGGTAATGTTTTTGTTAATTGAGCTCAGgatcatatttttattattttgaaaaatctagGATTTATTTCGTCATTTAACAAAAGAGATGgttcaattggtaacttttgcaaaacacacgGTCCAAAATACTATTTACCCTAATTTTATACCACGTAGGTGTAGGTAATATTTGAAAAAGAGAATTACTAAAGGGCATCATTAGTGCTTAGTACTCTCGTTCATGTCATAttgttattggtgtaattaagtaacgaatctcatatatattattaagaatataatatttaagaaaTATCGCTAACCTGCGTGCCCATTAGCACCTTGAACACCACTAATCACTAGTCCTCATTAGCACATTCATGTGCTACCATTACCACTAGTGATTAGTGGTGTTCAAGCACCACTACTAGTTGTCATTTCGTGTAATTAAGTGTATCACATATTCGACACCACTAGTACTTAATAGCAATGTTcaatatttttcaaagaaatagGGTTGAatatttctttcaaaaagaaaaagtatgGTTGAACATCGAGTAGATTTTACAAATTTCAGATTCATGGgttttagggaaaaaaattacACCTATACTCGCTCGTGAAGGCCACGTGTTTCATCAGCTCATGAGTTTCGAGTCTTCCCTGAAGGTTGGGGGAGAACAAAGGTTAAAGtccgagagaaagagagagggaaggtgAGCAAGTATTCGTCTGTTCATTAGTAACGAGTTCAACTCAACCCGCctattttatatgaattttctTCAATGATCAAATCTTTTCGCAAGCCAAGTTTGGGCCAAATCCGACCCAAATGTTAACCCTAGAAGCAAGTGTTAACGTGTTATGTTAAAATCTTGAATTTACTAAAATCTTACCAATTCTAACACAACATGTGacacaaaatatttataaaacacACAACTCACATGAATTGTGTCGTGTCAAACCTACTTAATTTCACTGACACAAAGACATTGCATcacaaaaaattgataaaacacAGACTCCATAAATTTGTCTTGCATCAAACCTACAAATCTCATGTTGAATTTGTGTCAAACTAACATATCATAACCCAAATTATGGCCCCCTCAATATCATATCATTCATTCATTGCTCCAAAAACACAAAATCTTAAAGCCATCAACAACCCCCACAACACATCATAGTTGCTTAAGTAATCAATAATGAAAGGTAAAACAAattttaaacccaaaaaaagaaAGATACTCAAAAGAACAAGAAGATGTCCATTTTCCTTTGTTGCCATTTCATTTCCTATTGTCTCCAAATTATGCCGGCGGCTATCACATTCTCTTTATATACAAAAAACAGTCAAAAACCAAGATATGATCAAACCCTTTTACCCACCCAAAATTAAAcactaaaaatattaaaaaaaaaagaaaagaaagagagaccAAAGTTGACTGATGACTAAAaggtaaaaagaaaaattattagtaacttcttgttgttgttgtgtaaTGGGATATGAACAAATTCCTAAAATGCCCCCAAGGCCCCAACCACCAAAGCCCTCTGCTGTGCTGGTATTTGGATTGTGAagtgaactctctctctttctctctctttctcttaagtattattattattaatcataataataataataactatattataataataataataataatactaagtAATAATATAATGTACATTCTATTTTTCTGGGAAACCCCCAAACAGGAGCAATGAGGTATTCACAGGAGGAGGATGGTTATTATGATGATGTCTGTTGTCCCCCGGTTGTTCCGATTTCGCTACTGCTTTAACTGGAACAGCTTCTTCTTTATCCGGGAATGGGAACGAAAGAGACAATTTAAGGGATGAAGAATCGTCTTCCTCTTTAACCTCTATCGGTTTATCTGGAGGAGGCTTCTCCTGTTTGTTTTTCTTATCAACCAAACCCACAAAGAATGGCATAGCTTTGTTACTCTGTAGCGGCGGTTTTGTCTCTGCTCCTAACGCGAGCTCCAAATTTGGAAACCCATCATCGTTTCCGCCCAACACCATATTCTTCCAACCTGCAGAGCTGTTTCCTTGACGTGAATCCACGGGAAAGAAGCGCCTTTCGGTCGTTCCTAAGTCCTCGGGGATGACTTTCTCATCACAAGCTTCGACACATCTCTTCTCCTCTGTTGTAGATAAGTAGGGACTCGAATTCTTCCTATTTGATCCAAGAGAATCTCTACTACAACTATGACTACCACAACCGTACACGTCAGTTGGAACAGTTTTTCGCCTCTTCACGAAAATTTCTTCATCTAACAGCAGATTATTAACTCCATTCCAAGGAGTACTGTTCTGACTTGTAACATTTGAAGCTTGAGGGGCCTCTGAAAGATCTATGTGAGGCCGTTTCCTTTCCATAGAAGAACACTCAACTCCTATGCTGTCCGACGAACACTCAACTTCTATGCTGTTCAAATCCGTTACTAACGCTGTTTTCTTATTCACAAACCCATCATTATCTCCCTGCGCTCCACCACTTCTATTAGTTCCATCTGAAGCCCTACAATCACCGACAGTACTGGCAGTGGCACCAATTCTTCCGTCTAAACTTTTTTCCTCGCAATCTGTTTCTGTAAGTTCTACATCGTCATTTAAAGATGGAAGAATCTTCGGTGTTGAAGATGAGGTATCCTTGATATCGCAATGCATTTTCGTTTCCTCACCTATGTTAGAGCTGTTTGCTTTGGTGATAGCAACAAAAGGTTTCGGCTCTGTGGTCGGCCTGTTCTCTAGAGGACTTATTTCTTGCTGCAGAAACAAGGCCAAAAACACGATAAGCTTAACAAAAGAAAATTCATATATTCTAAATGCTCGAAACATGTTGAAAGACAAATCAATTATTAAAATACCTattggaaaataaataaattcaaaaactgAGGATGACAAAAAAGAACATTACAAAAGTTCAATCTTCCACGTGAAAATCAGATTAGTCAAGCCTGCAACACGTGTTTGCTTAAAAATGTTTCCACCAAGATGAGAAAATGTCAAACACAATCCTGACTATACATATAAAAGTCTTCTCACAGAAAGGGTTTTTTAAATAAGACAAATCTACCCGGAATATAAAAGGCAAACATACTAACAAGAAGAGCAGATTATAATGCCAAACATGATGTAGAGAACTATGAAGGaaacatttttttcttttaaaatatattacgaAAGAAAGGTCAAGTGTCTCACCATTCCGCTTGGAGTGACCACATTGCCTATGTATTTTAAGTCAACTATACTATCTTCCAGAATTGAGTTAGCTTTTAATCCCGAACACACTGGTTCAGAAACTTTTTGGTTGTTGCAATCTCCGCTAATTCCAGCACATGCCTGATCACTTGGACTAGAAGCTAAGACCGGACTACAATATCTGTCACTTGCTGAAGATTCTTCATCTATACACTTGGGTAAACAGAGTGTATCCGACACTGTCATGACAGCTTTAGGTGCATATTTGTCCATGGACATCGTACTATAATTGGGGAGATGTAACTTGGATGAATCAGCGGAACGCGGCCTCCTTGCCCTGAACACACCCCATAAGAAGAATAACATATTCCAACCTGGCAATAGTAGAACAAGTTGGGAAACTCAAATTAATTAGTGTTTAACCTAAATCAAAAGGCACATCAATAACGAGAGGCATGATTACACCGCAacacgaaaataaaaaaatggttGGCTGTTATATTCAACTACAGGTCCATAcccatatatacataaaaatacatcTTTCTGTCCATATAAATCCACAATGGAgtgtttaaatattattatatttttgcatcTAATGTATAAAAGTTGAGTTGCACAAAAATCTCATCTGTGTGCTCGTGCCACAAAGAGTAGTAAATGTAGATAGTTGGCAAACACAGTGATTAATATCCTTTCCTGTTAAAACTTGCAGTAGCCACATAAAAACATGCTATACTATCCTATTTATATTCTGTGTTTTGAGTGTAACGAAATTGAACGGCCagcaatcaaatcaaaacaATTGTTTATAAAGCATGTAGTGAAAAACATATCTTCAAAAATATTCTTACGTTGTGAATTCTCTGGGAGATGATTCGAGGGGAATATTAGAATTTCAACACCCGCAAGATTTCCTTTAAGAGCTAAATCATTCTTGATCATACCATCCAACAAGCCCTTGTAATTTCTCTCATAGCTGCAAGGTAGCAATCATACAAAACTTCAAACTAAGGAATAAAAGTTAAATGTGTGATCAGAACCGATCAAGACTAGAGAATATAAATACTAACCTCTCGAGATCTTTGGCAAAGAAGTAGAGAGCAATGTTGTCATCTTTAGCACCGCCATCATAAAACTGTGCTGGCCATGCACTCAGGCGAGGAACTTCACTCAGTAAGAGTTTCTGTGGAAATTTGCTTGCTACTTCAAGTACCCTGGGGGATGCACAAGTTGATAAATGTGCTTGGATTCCACCACATAAATCGAGAGAGCTGCCACTTCTATTGATCTCAAAACAACCCCTGTACgtgaaaaataacaagaattgaaaaaaatgaaaaaagaaaggAAGGAGAAATAAATAAACTCTGCATATGAAAAACACAAATAAATGGCAATAAAGAGAGTCCTACTGCCAGATGTATTCATATTCTGGAATGGCTGGCGTCTTCAGAAGTTGAGGCGACGTTGCCAGTGCATAACTTATAAAATCCTTCACCATAGGTTTTACGACAGAGGGGACAACTACTTCCGAATCCTCTACTTTACAAGAGAATTTAGAATCTGGTGTAGGCACAGTCTGATGCATCATCTTGCTCGCAGTTGTATGGATAGAATCACAGGCGGTACTCACTGGAACTGCTTGCCGCATTTCATATGTTCCTTCAGGAGGAATAATATTTTTTGGCTTATTTAGAGACAATGTTTGGTCTTGACTGGATatttctgaattcaaatctgaGTTTGGTGTCAAAAGCTCGTCAACTCTTTTTCTTCTATGTATTGCAGGCTTTCTAAGCAAAGCGGCTTGAATTGCATCTTTCAATCTACTGCCCTTTTGTGTCTCCTCCCTAGAACTTCTAGCACCAGAAGAATCAATACCAGAGGCCTGTGAACTTCCACCTGTGCAAGACTCTGCAGAATGGCCGATTTCTTTACATTTTTGACAGACGGTACTTTTAGAACTAGTTGTAATAGTCGGCCTTGGGCGAACAGCAGCGCTCTCCTTTAGTTTCTCTGTCTGTTGTGTTATATCCTGTGATCGAGTTAACCCATCCTCCATAACTCCATCGACATTGTTAGATGGTTTATCAGAATTAAATGAACAGGTAGATAAGGCTTCATCCTTGATGATATTATGATTTGATTTCGCTTCAGTACCAGAGTTGTTAACTCCGCTAGCACAAGAAACTCCGACtacaattcaaaaaataaaaataaaaattcaatacCAAACGCTTACATTactcaacaaaatatatattttaaagcaAGTCAAAAATAATATGTGATGGTATAGATAAGTAGCAACGAAACTATAACAAATGTGATTTTGAAAAACAAATATAGCAACTCAGACACTTCCATCAAAATGTCACATCATACCTGAAGAAACTGGAGTCTCTACAGGTTTACGAGCTAGGTTACCAATTGATTTTGATGTACTTGATTTTCCTTCAGATTGAACTTTTAAATCTCGATTATTACTAGCAAAAGAAATCAGACTGGATTCAACACGAGATGCTTGGTCAGCCTTAGGAGTTGAAACAGTAGAGCTAGTTGTTGAGCAAACAGGGGGGCGATCTAGTCTGGATAAATGTTTTCTCTCAAATGTAGGCCGCTCTCTCACTTGTTTCGATCCTTTTATATCAACAGCAGGGGCAAACCTAGGTGAAAGCATTTTTACTTTCGAATCACCGGCACTTGAGCGCCCCGTGTTTGTAGATTTAAATGACATTGATTTGCTTATCAGTCTTCCAGGCCTCTCCTTCGTATCATGAGACATGTGCTCTTTACTTCCCCTTTGCTTTTCAGGAATAACTTCATCTACAAGTTTAACTTTTGGTTTGGAATTTGAGGCGCTAAATGATTTTGACTTAAACAGTGCTCctgtacaaaaataatatattcttGGTTCTCAGAGAGAGAAGCAACAATAAAAATATGTGGATgaacaaaacaaataaatttaCTCTTACATAAAAAAAGATGGAAAGTAGaacaattacaaaaataaatgtgAAATATGTACAAGTTGCAAAAGGCTGTTTGCTCACCCTTTTGAATGTGATGACCAGCTGCAGGAGAGCGTGAACTTTCAAGCATATCATTAGCAGATTGCTTGCCTAAAGATGCCGGTCGCGCAGGCCTTATTCTCTCCCTATCTGAGTTCTTAAATGAAGACTCACGTGATAGCGATGGCACTCTGTTAGAGCTGGAGGATTTAGGTGATCCTACACTTGACTCAAGGGCCTGCCTTTTTGCAGCAGGGGTTGCTTCTAGATTTTCTAAATGTCTCTTGGACGGAACTTGTGTACTTGAACTGGCTTTGCTCATTCTCTTTCCCTCCACTTCTAAAAGTTACACACATATCGATAGAGAATAAGTGTCTTTTCACAATAGAATAgaattttaaagcattttttacTCTTGAGGCATTACCTTGCTTTTGGCTATTGATTTCTTCAGCAAACTTGCATTCTTCGCACATCCAATTACTTCCAGGAACCTTCCTCAGCATTTTTCGCATGCAATAGCTATTATAGCAATAGAAATGTCAAAATGTGAATTCAAATAATCCTAACAAACAAAGCAACAAAAAATACACCAACAGAAGAATACATGTGAAGAGGATGGATTAATCTTACGTATGTTCTGCGCCATCACTACACCTACTACATATAGCTAGCATATCTTCACGACCAGCATCCCCGCAAATATCACATACTTTAACCTGTTCTCAACAAAAGAAATCAGAGAAGTTAATGACTCAAAATTTGAACACTGTAGTGAAGAAATATGTAATATACAATAAATTCGAATTTATTGGAAAATCTTTGGAAATACCCTgagataaataaaaatattaaaatttatacataAAAGAACTTCAAGAATTTTGGAGTGGAACACAATGTTGTTGTGTTGGTTCAAAACAAATTCAGAAATGAGTTAAGAAAAAATGGTGAAGAGAGACCAAGATGACTGGAATCAAAACTACATTTCCAAGTCACAAACTCCTTCTTCAGTCCTACTGAGACCCACAAAACTAAAGAGCACATCAgtttacatttttctttttcctctttTGAATGCAATTCACAATTCACTTCAGTGAGTCAATGTCTCAAAAATGTATGAAGTCTCATGCTATAACCCTATAACTATTAAGAGACCAAAGGAACCATAATATACAAAGTAAATGAAAAATGCAACAAAAGTCTTCATAGAAAACATAATCACAAGGgaaatgaaacaaaaaaaaaattgtcactatGAGATATATTAATGGAATAAAATAACTTCACTACTTACATCATGCTCCACAATGTCCGATTCATCACTATCATCATATTCGGTTTTCAAAGGAGGTTCCGGCACGTCAAATTCACTTGACTTCTCATCTCTCTCACCTTGACCTGAACATTTCAAAGTTTTGCCTGTTGACTCCTGAATATCACTAGTGATCTCTGCTTCCAGCTTCGGTGATATTGTTGTGGGATTATCAGTATGGACAGGAGATTTCTGAGAAGAAACACCATCAACAGCTGCTGCAGCTCCTTTCGATGAGGCACCAATTTGTTCAGAAGTGCAATCAACTAATTTTTCCTGTAAATACGCATCAAACCTCCTCAAAAGTCAGTAAAGTGTAATTTAAGTGGCAAATATTAACACTGCAAGGACAAAAGTAGAAGCATTGCACCTTAGAGTAGCTACTGCTAGCATCTGCATCTTTTGAAACTGGCGTCTCACATACTTTTGACTCGTGTCTCTTTTTTGATTCTTCTAAACCTAAATTACTAACTGAAGCTGAACTACCTGAAAGAGTTTTCTTGTCTACATTCTTGCTACTATTACTGATTGCAACATATGTGTCATTAGCTCTACTAACACATGAAATGTCATCATCATGAGCTTCTACAACTTTGGAATCCTCGCACTTAATTGAGAAACCTTGTGGGTAAGTACGAACTGCTTTAGGGGGAACTCCAATCTCTCCATTAATTCCACCAGAGACCACGGGAGGCACCTCAGTGTCTAAAGCCTTAGATCTTACGCCTGCTTTGCTGTCAGCATTTTCAGATAACGAATCATGACTAGAACTAACACTCATTAGGTTGCTTGTTTCACTGTTTGCTTGCTGTAAACTGTCACATGTCTTATTCTTAAAGGAAGATGAGGTGTCACCCACATTCACAGAGTACTGGCTAGCAACATTTACAACACGACCAGTTTCGTCAGAAAATTCTTCAGTTTTTGAAGCCATGAGAGATCGATTAAAGTGCATACACAATGAACAAGGAGCAGCACAAACGTTACAAGCCCCAGACTCGCCTTTCATAGGAACTTTATGGCTCATGGAATGTTCACTGAATCCGTTTTCAGATACAGATGAAACCTAATAAGAAAAATGCATAAACTTagaacataatgaataaaaaacaCCCACAACTGGCTTTAATTACATTATCTACAGATGATAACCAACTTAGGTTAGAGAAGAGTACTAAAGATGTATTATCCATTTGTCCTAAACTACTACGTTTGATCAACAAGTTAAAATGTTTGTACAGAAATAAACAACAGATCAACCTAAGCTAGCAAATATAATGGTTATTGATTCAAATCTAAATAGGGAGTTACACTTAATGCCCTGGAATGCGCTTTGGGCAGTTACTTGCTTTTGAACCACTGCTAAATAACTAAAAGAGCTGAAGCTCACGTTTCcataatgaaaaagaaaattgaagCGTTCAACACATACAACAAAAGCCCATAAACAAGAGCAAGAAAACAAAGGGTTTTAGCTATAGCTTGATCAAACAACAGAGGATTTTACACTACTACGTTTAATGGgcaatttaaaagaaataatccACGATCAACCTAAGCTACCAGATATAATGGCTATTGGTTCAAATCAAAATAGGGAGTTACTTGCCCTCCCACCATTGAAAACCAAATTGTAGCCTTTCCCTACATGAAACAAAAGCCCATAAAAAACGAGCAAGAAATTCCACTTCTTATAACACATGTAGCTCGATCCAACAAACAACAGAGGATTTTAGCagaaaaacaaagttacaacAAAAAGAAAATGGTAGAAAAGACAGAAGAATGTATGTAGAAAGTAGAATTACCCTGCTATCTCACCATATTCCTCTGAGTATCATGATCAATGTCATCATCAGAATGACCTTGCATGCGATGACTCCCTCTCAAGACTGGTGTGATCTAAAAAGCACATCAAATTACATTAATTACAACCCCACTAATCCATAAACCACTTAGCAAGAACATGTAATGAACAAACATCACCCAAAATTAAATCaatcaaattaaaagaaaaaaaacccaAATGACTAAAAAAGAGAAACCCTAATTAAAAAAGGATTCCATGCCTTTGGTTCCAAAATCATCTGGGTGTGGTGGTAAAGGTCTAGGAATAGGCGTTCGTTGGGGTTTGGCATCCTCAGTTAAAGGATCGGAAGAGAGCGAATCACAAAGAAAGGTCTGAAAGTGGGAATTAATTACAGAAATTGACAGGTTTCGATGTTCATCTCAGAACAATATCGAAGAAGATTGAAAGAAAGAACAAAACCCTAAATTGGTTAAGAATTGAAATCGAAATTAGAGGTATTATCGATAGGGCAAACCACAATCCGAAACTAtgtatcaatcaatccatccaTCCATCCATATATTCATCTATCTATCTAAATACATACGTGACAAAGAAAGAGGATCCTATACCCATACACCTATACATatataggtatatatatatacacaaatacatacatatacaaatTGTTAAGTGTATGTATAGTGTAGATAGAGTAGTAGAATCATGAAAttggtaaataattttttatcatatataaaaatatatataatatatatatgtatagatacAGTGAGAGAAAAGGAAAATGGGTAGAGTACCTCTAAAGAAAGCAAACTTGTTCTTCTTCAGACTGTTAATCTGTGATCTGACTACTGAAATTTCTTGTCCATTTCATTTCATCTGCATATTATTATAGAAGACgtgtgtatatatacatatatgtatacatgtatatatatatatatatatatatagtgaatAAGGTTTTTGAGAAGAGAAGGAAAATGTTCCcttctgaaaacgaaaataggtaaatattaattctcttcaattttttttttaatttgcatctaataaaattataaatacactttattattaaaaaaaatataaacttaattttttactaaattactcttaatatttttttaaaattttttcttcacattattttatgttaatttgaatacttgattttattttcataattttttttaactcatgtacatagttttttttttatttttttctaagaaaatttcatataattttttattttaattttttttatcataatatctaaaatataatttaattttgtttgataggtatatttttttaaaatataaattagaagaaaaaagtttaaaaaacttagtataattaaagatataaattttatataaaataaaaattattaaaatagggtGTCTTTAGAAAATTTTAGGTGTAAATAAAACTTCCATTtccttttttatattattattataacaaaTTCTTTCTTTGCCCTTTGttttttctaaataataataaaattttattaatgacAATCAACGAAATTAATAGTCTGCAATTCAATTCAATCAAGATATTTCTCCATTAGAgatgactaaaattaaaattaaaaaaacgagTCATATAATTAGTTGTCTAATTCTTAGATTATTTGATAAAAAGACTAAAATAAgatcggtaaaaaaaaattgcagcaTCACAATTAACCTTAAAAAAtctatattttgttttatttacctctcaaaagacacaacaataaaaattattgtaaaataACCTTGGTGTTCtctatattatcattattattattattaagaattttattagtacttaaaaatttataaatacaccatattttaataatttttatcttacataaatatatattattaattatattagtttttttaaaaaaaaaatttcaattcatatttttaaaaattatacatttcaaaaaaaaaaattattatattttaaatattataataaaaaagttaaaataaaaaattatgtgaaattttatttgaaaaaaaatatacatgctCTTTAAAAAGATTATGTTAATGAAATTAAAGTAAGTAGTGAAATTAACATGAATTGGTGTGAgaagaaaatttagaaaaatatattatcatttaagtttaatttttaaggaattacttcatatattatttttttaatttttttaaaatttacagttTGAGTTACTCTGATGATTTCTATGTGGGTTGTTATACGGATTTTGATTGCGATATAGGGTTActatagaattccgtaaaaatacaaaaaaaaaatattttaaagtataaaaataaataaataaaaaaaacccaaaatatttgggtgtaattattattttatggagTACAAATATAACTCATCATattcatatttattattatagaaaATTCCTTTTTTGCCCTTggtgctttattattattattattatttatttcatcacattttttaaaagatttaaagatattgtattttattttttcaaaaataatatattatataatatttatattattttttaatttaatttatttcttttacGCGGAGTCACTCGTAATCGTGTAGGAGGTGGAAGCGGAAGAAGAAGGCGGAGGCGGCCATTGGGCCTTTGTTGGGCTTTTCTATGGGCTTCTTTCTTCTCTTTACATTTGGGCTTTTTAATGGGCTTCTATCTTCTATGGCTCCTCTTTTATTTGTGCATATGCCATTCCTACAACATTTTTGCCTATTTTACACAAAAATAGGACATtctttttgatatattttaatgaaaaaatggATTTACATATGAGTTTAATTtcggaataattacataagacactattttttgtaaaaaaaattacatttttacgtttagagaattttattttacaattttacgattttttatagaaacaacacgaaaacaacaagaaaactagcaacatgaaaataacatctaaataacaaTTTAGatgtaattggaggtaattacacaatttagtATGTTTATCTGACCATGTAATTATACTGTAATTGTGTAATTGGAAATTATTGATGAGTTCCAATTACACTCTTCAATTCTCATTGCCCCATGaaaattgaatgtaattacaaCGTGAAATTACAAAAAACTTTCTGTTTTAAATATTAgctacaaaattaaataattattacccTAATAATTAGACTGTATAGTAATCACATAGTTATTTCCAAACACATGATTTGGTTTTGAGTGAAATGGATTCATATATTAGAAGTTATTGTCATGGTTTGTGAATCTTATATCTAACTAATTATATGTACTTTcaattatttgtgtttaatgagATTCTTGTACATTAAATAATTACCTAACCTTAATTCgtagtaaaataatataatttttaaagtaaattgtggtataaatatttaaatttttagtttgtaggtgatataaatttaataattttttagcgATATAACTACATAAGTACTAAATGTtagtaaaagtgtaattt is part of the Cannabis sativa cultivar Pink pepper isolate KNU-18-1 chromosome 5, ASM2916894v1, whole genome shotgun sequence genome and encodes:
- the LOC115716575 gene encoding ASI1-immunoprecipitated protein 2 isoform X5, coding for MSHKVPMKGESGACNVCAAPCSLCMHFNRSLMASKTEEFSDETGRVVNVASQYSVNVGDTSSSFKNKTCDSLQQANSETSNLMSVSSSHDSLSENADSKAGVRSKALDTEVPPVVSGGINGEIGVPPKAVRTYPQGFSIKCEDSKVVEAHDDDISCVSRANDTYVAISNSSKNVDKKTLSGSSASVSNLGLEESKKRHESKVCETPVSKDADASSSYSKEKLVDCTSEQIGASSKGAAAAVDGVSSQKSPVHTDNPTTISPKLEAEITSDIQESTGKTLKCSGQGERDEKSSEFDVPEPPLKTEYDDSDESDIVEHDVKVCDICGDAGREDMLAICSRCSDGAEHTYCMRKMLRKVPGSNWMCEECKFAEEINSQKQEVEGKRMSKASSSTQVPSKRHLENLEATPAAKRQALESSVGSPKSSSSNRVPSLSRESSFKNSDRERIRPARPASLGKQSANDMLESSRSPAAGHHIQKGALFKSKSFSASNSKPKVKLVDEVIPEKQRGSKEHMSHDTKERPGRLISKSMSFKSTNTGRSSAGDSKVKMLSPRFAPAVDIKGSKQVRERPTFERKHLSRLDRPPVCSTTSSTVSTPKADQASRVESSLISFASNNRDLKVQSEGKSSTSKSIGNLARKPVETPVSSVGVSCASGVNNSGTEAKSNHNIIKDEALSTCSFNSDKPSNNVDGVMEDGLTRSQDITQQTEKLKESAAVRPRPTITTSSKSTVCQKCKEIGHSAESCTGGSSQASGIDSSGARSSREETQKGSRLKDAIQAALLRKPAIHRRKRVDELLTPNSDLNSEISSQDQTLSLNKPKNIIPPEGTYEMRQAVPVSTACDSIHTTASKMMHQTVPTPDSKFSCKVEDSEVVVPSVVKPMVKDFISYALATSPQLLKTPAIPEYEYIWQGCFEINRSGSSLDLCGGIQAHLSTCASPRVLEVASKFPQKLLLSEVPRLSAWPAQFYDGGAKDDNIALYFFAKDLESYERNYKGLLDGMIKNDLALKGNLAGVEILIFPSNHLPENSQRWNMLFFLWGVFRARRPRSADSSKLHLPNYSTMSMDKYAPKAVMTVSDTLCLPKCIDEESSASDRYCSPVLASSPSDQACAGISGDCNNQKVSEPVCSGLKANSILEDSIVDLKYIGNVVTPSGMQEISPLENRPTTEPKPFVAITKANSSNIGEETKMHCDIKDTSSSTPKILPSLNDDVELTETDCEEKSLDGRIGATASTVGDCRASDGTNRSGGAQGDNDGFVNKKTALVTDLNSIEVECSSDSIGVECSSMERKRPHIDLSEAPQASNVTSQNSTPWNGVNNLLLDEEIFVKRRKTVPTDVYGCGSHSCSRDSLGSNRKNSSPYLSTTEEKRCVEACDEKVIPEDLGTTERRFFPVDSRQGNSSAGWKNMVLGGNDDGFPNLELALGAETKPPLQSNKAMPFFVGLVDKKNKQEKPPPDKPIEVKEEDDSSSLKLSLSFPFPDKEEAVPVKAVAKSEQPGDNRHHHNNHPPPVNTSLLLFGGFPEK